In Synechococcus sp. KORDI-52, one genomic interval encodes:
- a CDS encoding NAD(P)-binding protein translates to MAEVDLAVIGAGLAGCSLIGRLQQLGSDLNIALIEAGRGPGGRTATRRRREQSGWLLNHGAPGFGLSESMPQETEALLAPLRSAGVLQRDERAVLSLDAESGLCPATSHEACPDGGWWHGFPCMASICSALLDGAGSVQLSRQFKTRVRWLERRQDHWLLESENRSWSLRAKHLVLSGTLLAHPRSLKMLAWDDVPLRSAVEKGVDVRLDAVLSLLHQSQAEVRWNLMVDLGLLALNGEQLPAQIWLNDAAKARWKVERLVLQPQSDGRWGLVVHGLDSGEAITPESQGRLLAQEQQRLVDLLPQLLQSLPVVSAALNQATPVGVMRWGASRPLNHPLPQELQWCPTSEVGFCGDWIEGPGFGTAEGAIRSGVNLAEQLHAAS, encoded by the coding sequence GTGGCTGAGGTTGATCTCGCCGTCATCGGCGCAGGACTGGCTGGCTGCAGCCTGATTGGACGGCTCCAGCAGCTGGGATCAGACCTCAACATCGCTTTGATTGAGGCCGGCAGGGGACCTGGAGGCAGGACGGCCACCCGCAGGAGGCGGGAGCAGAGCGGCTGGTTGCTCAACCATGGAGCACCGGGCTTTGGCCTGAGTGAATCCATGCCGCAGGAGACGGAAGCTTTGCTTGCGCCGTTGAGATCAGCGGGTGTTCTCCAGCGTGACGAGCGAGCTGTGCTTTCCCTCGATGCCGAGTCAGGTTTGTGCCCCGCCACGAGCCATGAAGCCTGCCCTGACGGGGGCTGGTGGCATGGGTTTCCCTGCATGGCCAGCATCTGTTCAGCGCTGCTCGATGGTGCTGGCTCCGTGCAACTGAGCCGACAGTTCAAAACCCGCGTGCGCTGGCTGGAGCGACGCCAGGATCATTGGCTGCTGGAGAGCGAGAATCGGAGCTGGAGCCTAAGGGCCAAGCACCTTGTGCTCAGTGGGACCCTGCTGGCCCACCCCCGCTCCCTGAAGATGCTGGCCTGGGACGACGTGCCTCTGCGTTCAGCCGTTGAAAAGGGAGTGGACGTTCGTCTCGATGCAGTGCTGAGCCTGCTGCACCAAAGCCAAGCCGAGGTGCGCTGGAACCTGATGGTGGATCTGGGCCTGCTCGCGCTCAACGGTGAACAGCTCCCGGCACAGATCTGGTTGAACGACGCCGCCAAAGCGCGCTGGAAAGTGGAACGCCTCGTGCTCCAGCCACAAAGCGATGGTCGCTGGGGGCTGGTGGTGCATGGCTTGGATTCCGGAGAAGCGATCACGCCCGAAAGCCAGGGCCGCCTGCTGGCTCAGGAGCAACAGCGTCTGGTGGACCTGTTGCCCCAGCTGCTGCAGAGCCTGCCGGTTGTTTCAGCTGCGTTGAACCAGGCGACGCCAGTGGGGGTGATGCGCTGGGGCGCGTCAAGGCCCCTCAACCACCCTCTGCCACAGGAGCTGCAATGGTGCCCCACAAGCGAAGTGGGGTTCTGCGGCGACTGGATCGAAGGCCCTGGCTTCGGCACCGCTGAAGGCGCCATCCGCAGCGGGGTCAACCTCGCTGAACAGTTGCACGCTGCCAGCTAA
- the trmFO gene encoding FADH(2)-oxidizing methylenetetrahydrofolate--tRNA-(uracil(54)-C(5))-methyltransferase TrmFO: MSQSPHVTVLGAGLAGTEAAWQVARAGVAVTLVEMRPIRRSPAHHSSDFAELVCSNSFGALSSDRAAGLLQEELRRLGSLVIGTADTHAVPAGGALAVDRGRYSAALTEALDQHPLVTIKRREQQSLPPADAITVLATGPLTSEPLAEDLRQFTGRSDCHFFDAASPIVHGESIDLSVAFRASRYDKGDADYINCPMDKEQYLAFRQALLEAEQAELKDFDKNDATFFEGCLPIEELARRGEDTMRYGPLKPIGLWDPRWGDVNDRDVRRAKRAYAVVQLRQEDKDGRLWNLVGFQTNLKWGEQKRVLQMIPGLGQAEFVRFGVMHRNTFLESPQLLQPTMQFRQRPNLLAAGQITGTEGYAAAVAGGWLAGTNAARLARGLVPIDLPATCMSGALTHFVSEAPTAKFQPMPPNFGLLPDLPERIRDKRARYGAYRDRALQDLEPMRALQPETVTA; this comes from the coding sequence TTGTCTCAATCTCCCCATGTCACCGTTCTAGGTGCCGGTCTGGCTGGCACCGAGGCGGCCTGGCAGGTCGCCCGTGCAGGAGTTGCGGTCACCCTGGTGGAGATGCGTCCGATTCGACGCTCCCCGGCTCACCACAGCAGTGATTTCGCTGAGTTGGTGTGCAGCAACAGCTTTGGAGCCCTGAGCAGCGACCGTGCTGCGGGCCTGCTGCAGGAGGAGTTACGTCGTCTTGGTTCTTTGGTGATCGGCACGGCCGACACCCACGCTGTGCCGGCCGGCGGAGCTTTAGCCGTTGATCGCGGTCGCTACAGCGCCGCTCTCACTGAGGCTCTTGACCAGCATCCCCTGGTCACGATTAAACGGCGCGAGCAGCAATCCCTGCCGCCGGCCGATGCGATCACCGTGCTGGCGACGGGGCCGCTCACGAGTGAACCGTTGGCGGAGGATCTGCGCCAGTTCACCGGCCGCTCCGACTGCCATTTCTTTGATGCGGCCAGTCCGATCGTGCATGGGGAGAGCATCGATCTGTCGGTGGCCTTCCGCGCCAGCCGCTACGACAAGGGCGATGCGGACTACATCAACTGTCCGATGGACAAAGAGCAGTACCTGGCGTTCCGCCAGGCTTTGCTCGAGGCGGAACAGGCGGAACTCAAAGACTTCGACAAAAACGACGCCACCTTCTTTGAGGGTTGCCTGCCGATTGAGGAGTTGGCGCGTCGTGGTGAAGACACCATGCGTTATGGCCCCCTGAAGCCGATCGGGCTCTGGGATCCCCGTTGGGGCGATGTCAACGATCGCGATGTGCGCCGGGCCAAGCGCGCCTACGCCGTGGTGCAGCTACGGCAGGAAGACAAGGACGGGCGCCTCTGGAATCTGGTGGGTTTCCAGACGAATCTCAAATGGGGTGAGCAGAAGCGTGTTCTGCAGATGATTCCCGGGCTGGGCCAGGCGGAATTTGTGCGTTTTGGGGTCATGCACCGCAACACCTTCCTGGAGTCGCCGCAGCTACTGCAGCCCACCATGCAGTTCCGCCAGCGCCCCAACCTCCTGGCAGCAGGCCAGATCACAGGCACCGAGGGCTATGCCGCCGCCGTGGCCGGTGGCTGGTTGGCCGGCACCAATGCGGCTCGGCTGGCCCGGGGCCTGGTGCCCATTGATTTGCCGGCCACCTGCATGAGTGGAGCCCTCACCCATTTCGTCAGCGAGGCGCCCACGGCCAAGTTCCAGCCGATGCCCCCCAATTTCGGCCTCTTGCCGGATCTACCGGAACGCATTCGCGACAAACGGGCCCGCTACGGCGCCTACCGGGATCGTGCCTTGCAGGATCTTGAGCCGATGCGGGCTCTCCAACCGGAGACCGTGACGGCATGA
- a CDS encoding DUF3303 domain-containing protein — protein MQHYLIVWSFPTVEGAWESCPGFADYINSGAPGDKFEGFELKCRVCEPISGSGVAIAEASDIGKVWAHLGPWIKGYGIEFDVTAVVSDAQFAAMWPGVEAAAAAE, from the coding sequence TTGCAGCACTATTTGATTGTTTGGAGCTTCCCTACCGTTGAAGGTGCTTGGGAGTCTTGTCCTGGTTTCGCTGACTACATTAATTCTGGTGCCCCTGGAGACAAGTTCGAAGGGTTTGAACTGAAGTGCCGAGTCTGTGAACCGATCAGTGGAAGTGGTGTTGCTATTGCAGAGGCCAGTGACATTGGGAAAGTCTGGGCTCACCTCGGTCCTTGGATCAAAGGATATGGAATTGAATTCGATGTGACAGCTGTTGTTTCCGATGCTCAATTCGCTGCGATGTGGCCTGGTGTAGAAGCTGCGGCTGCTGCCGAATAA
- a CDS encoding DUF4278 domain-containing protein, with the protein MTLTYRGQKYDQQKVAGASNKPVMTYRGVSYAK; encoded by the coding sequence ATGACCCTGACCTATCGCGGCCAGAAGTACGACCAGCAAAAAGTGGCTGGCGCCTCCAACAAGCCTGTAATGACCTACCGCGGCGTTTCCTACGCCAAGTGA
- a CDS encoding cation transporter: MNTAAEARRIEQRSLRFGIGANAVMALAGFSAHVLTGSSALLLDGLYSAVLVGSSLIASRISRNVVRPPDRAWPYGYEGQEALYVLFRSLVLLGVIGFGVGSSCSTLIDWWRGNSIAPLHLEPVALYTALMTALCGLLAWRHRRDWRRTGRVSLLLLTEARNARIDAVITLATGLALLASPLLLATPFSPLAPITDALLVLAVSLALLREPLAALRDAMAQAAGCAADPDVLQRTRIVLMQELVGLQLQMMDFTVQQLGRTAFVVVYINPLQPMESRVIDGLRHHIDARCSAELGRPVRSEVILTVMPPIHRQDPRPQTAP; the protein is encoded by the coding sequence ATGAACACCGCTGCGGAGGCTCGCCGGATCGAACAGCGCTCCCTGCGCTTCGGGATCGGTGCCAACGCAGTGATGGCCTTGGCTGGGTTCTCCGCCCATGTGCTCACCGGATCCTCGGCCCTGCTGTTGGACGGCCTGTATTCCGCCGTGTTGGTGGGGTCGTCCTTGATTGCCAGTCGCATCAGCCGCAACGTGGTGCGGCCGCCGGATCGAGCCTGGCCCTACGGCTACGAAGGTCAGGAAGCCCTGTATGTGCTGTTTCGCTCCCTGGTGCTGCTCGGGGTGATCGGCTTTGGCGTCGGCAGCTCCTGCTCCACCTTGATCGACTGGTGGCGGGGGAACAGCATTGCGCCGTTGCATCTGGAGCCGGTGGCGCTCTACACCGCGCTGATGACAGCGCTCTGTGGTCTGCTGGCCTGGCGGCACCGCCGCGACTGGCGCCGCACGGGGAGGGTGTCGCTGCTGCTGCTCACCGAGGCCCGCAATGCCCGGATCGATGCGGTGATCACCCTGGCCACCGGTTTGGCCCTGCTGGCGTCGCCCCTGCTCTTGGCAACGCCCTTCTCTCCCCTGGCCCCAATTACAGATGCGCTTTTGGTGCTGGCGGTGAGCCTGGCCTTGCTGCGCGAACCCCTGGCGGCGTTGCGGGATGCCATGGCTCAGGCAGCGGGCTGTGCCGCCGATCCGGATGTGCTTCAGCGCACGCGCATCGTGTTGATGCAGGAGCTGGTGGGGCTTCAGCTGCAGATGATGGATTTCACGGTGCAGCAGCTGGGCCGTACGGCCTTTGTCGTGGTCTACATCAATCCGCTGCAGCCCATGGAAAGTCGGGTGATTGATGGCCTGCGCCATCACATTGATGCCCGTTGCAGTGCTGAACTCGGACGTCCGGTGCGTTCTGAGGTGATCCTCACGGTGATGCCGCCGATCCACCGCCAGGATCCAAGGCCGCAGACGGCCCCTTAG
- a CDS encoding gamma carbonic anhydrase family protein, with protein MTGSNAWPDPQIDAEAWVAESAVVIGQVRMAGGSSLWPTAVARGDLEQISIGAGSNVQDGAVLHGDPGQPVLIGADVTVGHRAVIHGATLEDGCLVGIGAIVLNGVTVGAGALVAAGSVVTKDVPPGTLVMGAPAAVKRKLSPEAIDEQRCHAQRYAQLAAAHARVTP; from the coding sequence ATGACTGGCTCGAACGCCTGGCCCGATCCCCAGATCGATGCAGAGGCCTGGGTAGCTGAATCCGCTGTGGTGATTGGACAAGTGCGAATGGCAGGAGGCAGCAGCCTCTGGCCCACGGCTGTGGCGCGTGGTGATCTGGAACAGATCAGCATCGGCGCTGGGAGCAATGTTCAAGATGGCGCCGTGCTCCATGGTGATCCGGGACAGCCGGTGCTCATCGGCGCCGACGTCACCGTGGGGCATCGGGCCGTGATCCATGGCGCCACGCTTGAAGATGGATGTCTGGTGGGGATCGGCGCCATCGTTCTCAATGGCGTCACCGTTGGTGCCGGTGCCCTGGTTGCCGCCGGATCTGTGGTCACCAAGGATGTGCCCCCCGGCACCCTGGTGATGGGCGCGCCAGCGGCAGTGAAGCGGAAGTTGTCGCCGGAAGCCATCGATGAACAGCGTTGCCATGCCCAGCGCTATGCGCAATTGGCGGCAGCCCATGCCCGAGTCACACCTTGA
- a CDS encoding photosystem II protein Y, which yields MDARLFLVVAPVLAAVSWAAFNIGRAAVGQLQLMLKRSRA from the coding sequence ATTGATGCCCGCCTGTTCCTTGTGGTTGCTCCGGTTCTTGCCGCTGTTAGCTGGGCCGCCTTCAACATCGGCCGTGCGGCAGTGGGTCAGCTGCAGCTGATGCTCAAGCGCAGCCGCGCCTGA
- the crtH gene encoding carotenoid isomerase, whose product MSENQQWDAVVIGSGIGGLVTASQLAAKGAKTLVLERYLIPGGSGGAFKREGYTFDVGASMIFGFGKKGFTNLLTRALADVGEHCDTIPDPAQLEYHMPGGLRIAVDRDYEQFIADLTARFPHEAEGIRRFYDTCWQVFNCLDAMPLLSLEDPAYLTKVFFKAPLACLGLARWLPFNVGAVAREHIKDEQLLKFIDIECFCWSVMPADRTPMINAGMVFSDRHAGGINYPKGGVGVIAEKLVKGLERHGGAIRYKARVTEVLIENDQAVGVKLADGEVIRAKRVISNATRWDTFSGAGDEQRRSGQSLVDAAHTPGKEQFWRKRYVPSPSFLSLHLGVRADLIPPGTHCHHLLLEDWNRMEDEQGVIFVSMPSLLDPDLAPAGHHIVHTFTPSSMEAWQGLTPSQYREKKEADAARLIQRLEAILPGLANAITHKEIGTPRSHRRFLGRFQGSYGPIPAMQLPGLLPMPFNRTGLKNLYCVGDSCFPGQGLNAVAFSGFACAHRVGADLGLNPWALPA is encoded by the coding sequence ATGAGTGAGAACCAGCAGTGGGATGCCGTTGTGATCGGTTCCGGCATCGGTGGTTTGGTCACCGCCAGTCAGTTGGCGGCCAAGGGAGCCAAGACCCTCGTCTTGGAGCGGTATCTGATCCCCGGCGGCAGTGGTGGTGCCTTCAAGCGTGAGGGCTACACCTTCGATGTGGGGGCCTCGATGATTTTCGGCTTCGGCAAGAAGGGTTTCACCAACCTGCTCACCCGGGCCCTTGCTGATGTGGGGGAGCACTGCGACACCATCCCCGACCCTGCCCAGCTCGAATACCACATGCCCGGTGGGCTGCGCATCGCGGTGGATCGCGACTACGAGCAGTTCATCGCCGATCTCACGGCGCGGTTTCCCCATGAGGCTGAAGGGATCCGCCGCTTCTACGACACCTGCTGGCAGGTGTTCAATTGCCTCGACGCCATGCCGCTTCTCTCGCTGGAGGATCCGGCCTACCTCACCAAGGTGTTCTTCAAGGCGCCACTGGCCTGTCTGGGGCTGGCCCGCTGGCTGCCGTTCAATGTCGGTGCTGTCGCCCGTGAGCACATCAAGGACGAGCAACTGCTCAAGTTCATCGACATTGAGTGCTTTTGCTGGTCGGTGATGCCGGCGGATCGCACACCGATGATCAATGCCGGCATGGTGTTTTCCGATCGCCATGCGGGGGGGATCAACTACCCCAAGGGAGGCGTCGGCGTGATCGCCGAAAAGCTGGTGAAGGGATTGGAACGCCATGGCGGCGCCATCCGTTACAAGGCCCGAGTCACCGAGGTGCTGATCGAGAACGATCAGGCGGTTGGTGTGAAGCTGGCCGATGGTGAGGTCATCCGCGCCAAGCGTGTGATCTCCAATGCCACCCGCTGGGACACCTTCTCCGGAGCGGGTGATGAGCAGCGCCGCTCTGGCCAATCCCTGGTGGATGCCGCCCACACGCCGGGCAAGGAGCAGTTCTGGCGCAAGCGTTATGTGCCTTCCCCCTCGTTCCTGTCGCTGCATCTGGGGGTTCGGGCTGACCTGATTCCGCCCGGTACCCACTGCCATCACCTCCTGCTCGAAGACTGGAACCGGATGGAGGACGAGCAGGGGGTGATCTTCGTGTCGATGCCCTCGCTGCTAGATCCGGATCTGGCTCCGGCCGGGCATCACATCGTTCATACCTTCACGCCTTCATCGATGGAGGCTTGGCAAGGACTGACCCCCAGCCAGTACCGCGAGAAAAAGGAGGCGGATGCGGCACGGTTGATCCAGCGTCTGGAGGCGATCCTTCCCGGCCTCGCCAATGCCATCACCCACAAGGAGATCGGCACGCCCCGCAGCCACAGGCGTTTTCTGGGTCGCTTTCAGGGCAGTTACGGCCCGATTCCGGCCATGCAGCTGCCGGGACTGCTGCCGATGCCGTTCAACCGCACCGGGTTGAAAAATCTCTATTGCGTAGGGGATTCCTGTTTCCCCGGCCAGGGCCTCAACGCTGTGGCCTTCAGTGGGTTTGCCTGTGCCCATCGTGTTGGGGCTGACCTAGGCCTGAACCCCTGGGCGCTGCCGGCCTGA
- a CDS encoding VOC family protein → MIHFLASARPSHFGFYVHDLDLMKSFYVNKLGFIITDSWEFQASRMLFLSKDPKEHHQLVLATGRKANEASQFNQISFEVDSLKVLHENFATIQAIAHGEVMAMNHGGSWSVYFSDPENNPIEFFAYTHTYAPPIATIPIDMTQPFEKLVADTESLVEKFPECEAWKEWRERFSKIMSNFTAE, encoded by the coding sequence ATGATTCATTTTCTCGCTTCAGCGCGACCATCCCATTTCGGATTTTACGTGCATGATCTAGATCTCATGAAGAGTTTTTACGTCAACAAATTAGGATTTATTATCACCGACTCTTGGGAATTCCAAGCATCTCGGATGCTGTTTTTGAGCAAAGACCCGAAGGAGCATCACCAACTTGTCTTGGCAACAGGACGGAAGGCCAATGAAGCGAGCCAGTTCAATCAAATTTCTTTTGAGGTCGACAGCTTGAAAGTTCTCCACGAGAATTTTGCAACCATTCAAGCCATCGCACATGGTGAGGTCATGGCGATGAACCATGGCGGAAGTTGGTCGGTTTATTTCAGCGACCCAGAAAATAATCCGATTGAATTTTTCGCATACACGCATACATACGCGCCACCGATTGCCACCATCCCTATTGATATGACACAACCATTCGAGAAGTTAGTAGCAGACACCGAATCGCTTGTTGAAAAGTTCCCTGAATGTGAAGCTTGGAAGGAATGGAGAGAACGTTTTAGCAAAATAATGTCTAATTTTACCGCTGAGTAG
- a CDS encoding site-specific integrase: MLEPKRIGYPLSDAQILQLLDNLPEGDVHDRRRFAIQLYAVFGLRPEELRHLRIKDGAGGAELCTIYQKSMGDTKGAKTEQRRLHPLLLRDADGVAIDWRLQARLQVGEQLPPLNREGDGGQALNQYLRRRKVWMALKTEAEHQGEQLTPYSFRHRYAKGMHAANIPIANICEAMGHTIEVHLKSYARFKPNATADLVAAVNV, from the coding sequence GTGCTGGAGCCCAAGCGCATTGGCTACCCCCTCAGCGATGCACAAATCCTGCAGCTGCTGGACAACCTGCCTGAAGGTGACGTGCACGACCGCAGGCGATTTGCCATTCAGTTGTATGCCGTCTTCGGCCTCCGCCCTGAGGAGTTGCGCCACCTCCGCATCAAGGACGGGGCCGGTGGGGCAGAACTCTGCACGATTTATCAGAAGTCGATGGGGGACACGAAGGGAGCCAAGACAGAACAGCGGCGGCTGCACCCCCTACTGCTGCGTGATGCCGATGGTGTCGCCATTGATTGGAGGCTCCAGGCACGCTTGCAGGTGGGCGAACAACTACCGCCTTTGAACCGTGAGGGTGATGGTGGCCAGGCGCTGAATCAATACCTGCGCCGGCGCAAGGTGTGGATGGCGCTGAAGACTGAAGCCGAGCACCAGGGTGAGCAGCTCACCCCCTATTCATTCCGCCATCGGTACGCCAAGGGGATGCACGCCGCGAACATCCCCATCGCCAACATCTGCGAGGCCATGGGCCACACCATCGAGGTGCATCTGAAGAGCTACGCACGGTTCAAGCCAAATGCGACGGCAGACCTCGTGGCAGCGGTCAACGTTTGA